One region of Mus musculus strain C57BL/6J chromosome 15, GRCm38.p6 C57BL/6J genomic DNA includes:
- the Oxr1 gene encoding oxidation resistance protein 1 isoform X3 encodes MSRLWYGKKGRRHQPVNHKYTLVVSVAEYHRRIDALNTEELRTLCRRLQITTREDINSKQVAPAKADLEPESFRPNLSDPSELLLPDQIEKLTKHLPPRTIGYPWTLVYGTGKHGTSLKTLYRTMTGLDTPVLMVIKDSDGQVFGALASEPFKVSDGFYGTGETFVFTFCPEFEVFKWTGDNMFFIKGDMDSLAFGGGGGEFALWLDGDLYHGRSHSCKTFGNHTLSKKEDFFIQDIEIWAFE; translated from the exons GTAGTGTCGGTGGCTGAGTATCACCGCAGGATCGATGCTCTAAATACTGAAGAACTGCGCACACTCTGCAGACGGCTCCAG ATTACTACAAGGGAAGACATCAACTCAAAGCAGGTTGCTCCAGCAAAAGCAGACCTGGAGCCTGAATCTTTCCGACCAAACCTAAGCGACCCCAGTGAACTCTTACTGCCTGATCAGATTGAAAAG CTTACTAAGCACCTTCCACCAAGAACCATTGGCTATCCATGGACGCTTGTGTACGGTACTGGGAAGCATGGTACAAGTTTGAAGACCCTTTATCGAACAATGACAGGTTTAGACACTCCGGTGCTGATGGTGATTAAAGACAGTGATGGACAG GTTTTTGGTGCATTAGCATCAGAGCCATTTAAAGTAAGTGATGGCTTTTACGGTACTGGAGAAACATTTGTTTTCACATTCTGCCCAGAATTTGAG GTCTTTAAGTGGACAGGAGATAATATGTTTTTTATCAAAGGAGACATGGATTCATTAGCATTTGGTGGTGGAGG AGGGGAATTTGCTCTTTGGCTTGATGGAGATCTCTACCATGGAAGAAGCCATTCCTGTAAAACGTTTGGGAATCATACACTTTCTAAGAAGGAAGATTTCTTTATCCAAGACATTGAAATCTGGGCTTTTGAATAA
- the Oxr1 gene encoding oxidation resistance protein 1 isoform C (isoform C is encoded by transcript variant 3) → MSRLWYGKKGRRHQPVNHKYTLITTREDINSKQVAPAKADLEPESFRPNLSDPSELLLPDQIEKLTKHLPPRTIGYPWTLVYGTGKHGTSLKTLYRTMTGLDTPVLMVIKDSDGQVFGALASEPFKVSDGFYGTGETFVFTFCPEFEVFKWTGDNMFFIKGDMDSLAFGGGGGEFALWLDGDLYHGRSHSCKTFGNHTLSKKEDFFIQDIEIWAFE, encoded by the exons ATTACTACAAGGGAAGACATCAACTCAAAGCAGGTTGCTCCAGCAAAAGCAGACCTGGAGCCTGAATCTTTCCGACCAAACCTAAGCGACCCCAGTGAACTCTTACTGCCTGATCAGATTGAAAAG CTTACTAAGCACCTTCCACCAAGAACCATTGGCTATCCATGGACGCTTGTGTACGGTACTGGGAAGCATGGTACAAGTTTGAAGACCCTTTATCGAACAATGACAGGTTTAGACACTCCGGTGCTGATGGTGATTAAAGACAGTGATGGACAG GTTTTTGGTGCATTAGCATCAGAGCCATTTAAAGTAAGTGATGGCTTTTACGGTACTGGAGAAACATTTGTTTTCACATTCTGCCCAGAATTTGAG GTCTTTAAGTGGACAGGAGATAATATGTTTTTTATCAAAGGAGACATGGATTCATTAGCATTTGGTGGTGGAGG AGGGGAATTTGCTCTTTGGCTTGATGGAGATCTCTACCATGGAAGAAGCCATTCCTGTAAAACGTTTGGGAATCATACACTTTCTAAGAAGGAAGATTTCTTTATCCAAGACATTGAAATCTGGGCTTTTGAATAA